One genomic segment of Paenibacillus sp. FSL H8-0332 includes these proteins:
- the sufC gene encoding Fe-S cluster assembly ATPase SufC, with amino-acid sequence MAADFVIEGLKATIEGKEILKGINLQMKGGEIHAVMGPNGTGKSTLASALMGHPKYVVTEGTATLEGEDLLEMAVDERARAGLFLGMQYPSEISGVTNSDFLRSAINSRREEGSEISLIRFIRQMEAKMKELDMNPEFLHRYLNEGFSGGEKKRNEILQMMMLDPKIVILDEIDSGLDIDALKIVADGVNTMRSPERGFLIITHYQRLLNYIKPDYVHVMMQGRIVKSGGPELAHRLEADGYEWIKEELGIEDETVGQEA; translated from the coding sequence ATGGCAGCAGATTTTGTCATTGAGGGACTGAAAGCGACGATTGAAGGAAAAGAAATTCTGAAGGGGATCAACCTTCAGATGAAGGGCGGGGAAATTCACGCCGTGATGGGACCGAACGGTACTGGTAAAAGTACACTGGCCTCAGCTCTGATGGGTCATCCCAAGTATGTGGTTACAGAAGGTACAGCTACGCTTGAAGGTGAAGATCTGCTGGAGATGGCAGTGGATGAGCGCGCCCGCGCCGGTCTGTTCCTCGGCATGCAGTATCCAAGTGAAATCAGCGGAGTGACGAACTCCGACTTCCTGCGCAGTGCGATTAACTCGCGCCGTGAAGAAGGCAGTGAGATCTCACTGATCCGCTTCATCCGCCAGATGGAAGCCAAGATGAAAGAACTGGATATGAACCCTGAATTCCTGCACCGTTATCTGAATGAGGGCTTCTCCGGCGGGGAGAAGAAACGTAACGAAATTCTGCAAATGATGATGCTGGACCCTAAGATCGTCATTCTTGACGAAATTGACTCCGGCCTTGATATCGACGCACTCAAAATTGTTGCCGATGGTGTGAACACCATGCGCAGTCCGGAACGCGGATTCCTGATCATTACCCACTATCAGCGTTTGCTTAATTACATCAAACCTGACTATGTGCATGTCATGATGCAGGGACGGATTGTCAAATCCGGCGGCCCTGAGCTGGCCCACAGACTGGAAGCAGATGGTTATGAATGGATTAAGGAAGAACTCGGCATCGAAGACGAAACTGTAGGACAAGAAGCTTAG
- the sufB gene encoding Fe-S cluster assembly protein SufB — translation MAKKAPDMEEYQYGFRDEHKSIFQSGKGLTEEIVREISAIKNEPEWMLEFRLKSLEQFRKMPMPQWGGNLDDLDFEDIQYYVRPSEKQGKTWEEVPSEIKETFDKLGIPEAEQKFLAGVSAQYESEVVYHSMQKNLEDQGVIFTDTDSALRDHPELFKKFFGTIIPPADNKFAALNSAVWSGGSFIYVPKGVKCEVPLQAYFRINSENMGQFERTLILADEDSFVHYVEGCTAPIYSTNSLHSAVVEILCMKNARVRYTTIQNWAPNIYNLVTKRAVAEENATMEWVDGNIGSKLTMKYPAVVLKGRGAKGSVLSIAVAGKNQHQDAGAKMIHLAPDTTSTIVSKSISKHGGKVTYRGLASFGRKAEGAKSNIKCDTLILDNESTSDTIPYNEIMNDNIVLEHEATVSKVSEEQLFYLMSRGLSEAEATQMIIMGFIEPFTKELPMEYAVEMNRLIKFEMEGSIG, via the coding sequence ATGGCTAAGAAAGCGCCTGATATGGAGGAATACCAGTATGGATTCCGTGACGAGCACAAGTCGATATTTCAGTCTGGTAAAGGACTCACGGAAGAAATCGTCCGGGAAATCTCCGCAATCAAAAACGAACCGGAATGGATGCTGGAATTCAGGCTGAAATCCCTGGAGCAGTTCCGCAAGATGCCAATGCCACAGTGGGGCGGCAATCTGGATGATCTGGATTTCGAAGATATCCAATATTATGTTAGACCTTCAGAGAAGCAGGGCAAGACTTGGGAAGAGGTTCCTTCCGAGATCAAAGAGACCTTCGACAAGCTGGGGATTCCGGAAGCGGAGCAGAAGTTCCTGGCCGGCGTCTCTGCACAGTATGAATCCGAGGTAGTCTATCACAGTATGCAGAAGAACCTTGAGGATCAGGGTGTAATCTTCACGGATACCGATTCTGCACTGCGTGATCATCCTGAGCTGTTCAAGAAGTTCTTCGGTACGATCATTCCGCCGGCTGACAACAAGTTCGCCGCACTTAACAGTGCCGTCTGGTCCGGGGGCAGCTTCATCTATGTTCCGAAGGGCGTGAAATGTGAAGTTCCTTTGCAGGCCTACTTCCGCATCAACTCTGAGAACATGGGACAATTCGAGCGTACGCTGATTCTGGCAGATGAAGACAGCTTCGTGCATTACGTTGAAGGCTGTACTGCCCCGATCTACAGCACGAACTCTCTGCATAGTGCAGTGGTTGAGATTCTCTGCATGAAGAATGCCCGTGTCCGTTATACAACGATTCAGAACTGGGCACCGAATATCTACAACCTGGTAACCAAACGTGCGGTTGCCGAAGAGAATGCCACCATGGAATGGGTAGACGGCAACATCGGCTCCAAGCTGACGATGAAATATCCGGCGGTGGTTCTTAAAGGCCGTGGAGCCAAGGGTTCTGTATTGTCCATCGCAGTAGCGGGCAAGAACCAGCATCAGGATGCCGGCGCCAAAATGATCCACTTAGCACCGGATACCACCTCAACCATCGTATCCAAGTCGATCAGTAAGCACGGCGGGAAGGTCACTTACCGTGGACTCGCCTCCTTCGGCCGTAAGGCAGAAGGCGCGAAATCCAATATCAAATGCGATACGCTCATTCTGGATAACGAGTCCACCTCGGACACGATTCCTTACAATGAGATCATGAACGATAACATTGTGCTTGAGCATGAAGCTACCGTCTCCAAGGTGTCTGAAGAGCAGCTCTTCTACCTCATGAGCCGCGGCCTCTCCGAAGCCGAGGCCACCCAGATGATTATCATGGGCTTCATCGAACCGTTCACCAAAGAGCTGCCGATGGAGTACGCAGTTGAGATGAACAGATTGATCAAATTTGAAATGGAAGGAAGCATCGGGTAA
- the sufU gene encoding Fe-S cluster assembly sulfur transfer protein SufU, with the protein MNLDDLYRRVIMDHYKNPRNRGSFEDDALKIELNNPTCGDRITLQLKVEDGVVQDARFSGEGCSISMSSASMMTEAVKGQTIAHALEMADSFSSLMKGEEADFGDYEDIEALSGVNKFPARIKCATLAWNALRKGIDTKEAQQ; encoded by the coding sequence ATGAACTTGGATGACTTGTATAGACGCGTAATTATGGATCATTACAAAAATCCCCGGAACCGTGGTTCATTTGAAGATGACGCTCTGAAGATTGAGCTGAACAACCCTACCTGCGGCGACCGCATTACGCTTCAGCTTAAGGTGGAGGACGGCGTCGTCCAGGATGCCCGTTTCAGCGGCGAAGGCTGTTCCATCAGTATGTCGTCGGCTTCGATGATGACGGAAGCGGTCAAAGGCCAGACGATAGCGCATGCGCTTGAGATGGCGGACAGCTTCTCCTCTCTGATGAAGGGTGAAGAAGCGGATTTCGGAGACTACGAAGATATTGAAGCCTTGTCCGGTGTGAACAAATTCCCTGCGCGGATCAAGTGTGCCACTCTGGCCTGGAACGCGCTTCGCAAAGGTATAGATACGAAAGAAGCTCAGCAATAA
- a CDS encoding Dps family protein, whose translation MAKASNKVNTSSLEQVLNRQVANLNVLYVKVHNYHWYVKGEQFFALHVKFEELYDDITLKMDEVAERLLSIKGSPAATMKEYLELSTIQEATGKEDARGMVQALIEDFATVAEELTEGIELAEEISDQPTADLFIKIRTDLEKNQWMLRAFLG comes from the coding sequence ATGGCTAAAGCATCAAACAAAGTAAACACAAGCTCATTGGAACAGGTACTTAACCGTCAGGTGGCCAACCTGAACGTATTGTATGTGAAAGTGCATAACTATCACTGGTATGTGAAGGGTGAGCAGTTCTTCGCCCTGCATGTGAAGTTCGAAGAGCTGTACGATGATATTACACTCAAAATGGACGAGGTGGCTGAGCGCCTGCTGAGTATCAAAGGCAGCCCTGCAGCAACTATGAAAGAATATCTGGAGCTTTCTACCATTCAGGAAGCTACAGGCAAAGAAGATGCCCGCGGTATGGTTCAGGCACTGATCGAGGATTTCGCTACAGTAGCGGAAGAACTGACAGAAGGCATCGAGCTGGCTGAAGAAATCAGCGACCAGCCGACAGCGGACCTGTTCATCAAGATCCGTACGGACCTGGAGAAGAACCAGTGGATGCTGCGCGCTTTCCTGGGCTGA
- a CDS encoding DUF1805 domain-containing protein — MVTLEPVQVGDHVLVGVEVKLPKTTLLSISTSKGYIMCGALDIGLLNEVLSDRQIIAARAVGVRTLPQLLAAPLESVTIEAEKLGIVPGMSGAEALLLMM; from the coding sequence ATGGTAACGTTAGAGCCCGTACAGGTGGGCGATCATGTTCTTGTAGGTGTGGAGGTCAAGCTGCCCAAAACTACGCTGCTCAGCATCAGCACAAGCAAGGGTTACATCATGTGCGGAGCGCTGGATATAGGGCTGCTGAATGAAGTGCTGAGTGACCGGCAGATTATTGCCGCAAGGGCTGTCGGGGTGCGTACGCTTCCTCAGCTACTGGCCGCGCCGCTGGAGTCTGTAACTATAGAAGCGGAGAAGCTGGGAATTGTGCCGGGCATGAGCGGTGCAGAGGCCTTGCTGCTAATGATGTAA
- a CDS encoding ABC transporter ATP-binding protein: MDVLRQLRGFYREKLHYLILSIVCLAAATAVGLITPNLLRRLIDDVIIPLKFTEVPVLALSVLAVIIVKACLQFAHGFFGGRLGNFLAYRLRNACYEKLQFLSFRYYDTAKTGDLMSRLTGDLEAIRMFIGFGFAQLLNVFFMVLFGSIMMFTINWQLTLVTLITMPFLAGVALRFESKIHPAFQEMRLALSSLTTAVQENVTGVRTVKSFAREAYEVEKFSHRNERYKDNQIFAAELWSKFFPFMELLASVSVAILLGVGGTLVINKQMSLGELVAFFSLIWYIIGPVWGLGFHINNYTQSKASGERVLEVLNQTIDVRDQENARELVQAEVKGEVEFDHVTFAYGNKMPAVKDIHFHAEPGAVIGFLGGTGSGKSTITQLMMRAYDVNQGSIKLDGVDIREFQVRSLRSQISTVFQETFLFSSSIRNNISYGLKNVSMDEIIRAAELAKAHDFIMEMPEGYDTVVGERGMGLSGGQKQRIAIARALLKNPRILILDDATSAVDMETEHEIQAGFQEVMRGRTTLIIAHRISSLRHADQIIVMNEGKMVQQGTHQELIAVPGPYQDVYRIQYADYLARDNEREAGDPA; the protein is encoded by the coding sequence ATGGATGTTCTCAGGCAACTGCGGGGCTTTTATCGGGAGAAGCTGCACTATTTGATTCTATCGATTGTATGTTTGGCGGCCGCAACTGCAGTGGGGCTTATTACCCCCAATTTGTTAAGGAGATTGATCGATGATGTTATTATTCCCCTAAAGTTTACTGAGGTGCCCGTTCTCGCTCTCAGTGTGCTTGCTGTCATTATCGTCAAGGCGTGCCTGCAGTTTGCCCATGGATTTTTCGGCGGACGGCTGGGGAATTTCCTGGCTTACCGGCTGCGCAATGCCTGCTATGAGAAGCTGCAGTTTCTGTCCTTCCGGTATTATGATACGGCGAAGACAGGTGACCTGATGTCCCGGCTGACCGGGGATTTGGAAGCAATCCGGATGTTCATCGGCTTCGGATTTGCCCAATTGCTGAACGTGTTTTTCATGGTTCTGTTCGGCTCCATTATGATGTTTACCATCAACTGGCAGCTGACGCTGGTTACTCTGATCACTATGCCGTTCCTGGCTGGAGTAGCACTCAGATTTGAATCCAAGATTCATCCGGCCTTTCAGGAGATGCGCCTGGCGTTAAGTTCCCTGACAACGGCAGTACAGGAGAATGTCACCGGTGTAAGAACGGTCAAATCGTTTGCCAGAGAGGCCTACGAAGTTGAGAAATTCTCACACCGTAATGAACGTTATAAAGACAATCAGATTTTTGCAGCCGAGCTGTGGAGTAAATTCTTCCCGTTCATGGAGCTGCTGGCTTCGGTCAGTGTAGCGATCCTGCTGGGTGTCGGCGGTACGCTGGTTATCAACAAGCAGATGTCGCTGGGTGAGCTGGTTGCGTTCTTCAGCCTGATCTGGTACATCATCGGCCCGGTCTGGGGACTAGGGTTCCACATCAACAACTATACCCAGTCCAAAGCCTCTGGTGAACGTGTGCTGGAAGTGCTGAATCAGACAATCGATGTCCGGGATCAAGAGAATGCCCGCGAGCTTGTACAGGCAGAAGTGAAAGGTGAGGTGGAGTTCGACCATGTCACCTTCGCTTACGGGAACAAAATGCCGGCGGTCAAGGATATTCATTTCCATGCCGAGCCCGGTGCGGTCATAGGATTCCTTGGCGGAACAGGGTCCGGGAAGTCCACCATCACCCAGCTTATGATGCGGGCTTATGATGTGAATCAAGGAAGTATCAAGCTCGACGGAGTGGATATCCGTGAATTCCAGGTCCGCAGTCTGCGCTCGCAGATATCGACGGTATTCCAGGAGACCTTCCTGTTCTCGTCGTCGATCCGCAATAATATTTCTTATGGACTCAAAAATGTCAGCATGGATGAGATCATCCGTGCCGCCGAGCTGGCGAAGGCGCATGACTTCATTATGGAGATGCCGGAAGGCTACGATACCGTAGTCGGTGAGCGGGGAATGGGTCTCTCGGGCGGCCAAAAGCAGCGGATTGCCATTGCCCGCGCACTGCTGAAGAATCCGCGGATTCTTATTCTGGATGATGCAACCAGTGCGGTTGATATGGAGACGGAGCATGAGATTCAGGCCGGATTCCAGGAGGTTATGCGCGGACGGACGACCCTGATTATTGCCCACCGCATATCTTCTCTGCGTCATGCCGATCAGATCATTGTGATGAATGAAGGGAAAATGGTCCAGCAGGGCACCCATCAGGAACTGATCGCCGTCCCGGGACCTTATCAGGATGTGTACCGGATTCAGTACGCCGATTATTTAGCCAGGGATAATGAACGAGAGGCGGGTGATCCGGCATGA
- the sufD gene encoding Fe-S cluster assembly protein SufD, which yields MTTQTILPVDAQQLSAWSQSSGEPGWLKDSRLKALELAAGLDLPKLEKTRIDRWNINNYGEFKTSTAFASLSEAPASIAGLIEGQEEGSLIIQRNSGAVYARLAPELAAQGVIFTDLQTAVREHGDLVQRYLHKAVLPEEHSIAALHAALWNGGVFLYVPKNVVIESPLQAVLLTDDAEAAFVPHILIVADTNSSLTYVDNYVSDKTEAGLHNGAVEVFVGAGATVRYATVHQLGQDTTDVTYRRAVVENDGTIEWIIGEMNYGDTASDTKSILKGNGSSSDAKVIAVGSGSQKLSYTTQAQHFGRNTPSDMITRAVMRDSATSIINGITKIEKGATRADGQQTEKVLMLSPKARGDANPILLIDEDDVTAGHAASVGQVNYEQVYYLMSRGISRHDAETLIIYGFLAPVVSQIPLEGLRNQLQSLVERKLGQ from the coding sequence ATGACGACGCAAACCATTCTTCCCGTGGATGCACAGCAGCTCAGCGCATGGTCGCAGAGCAGCGGCGAACCGGGCTGGCTGAAGGACAGCCGTTTGAAGGCTCTGGAGCTTGCCGCAGGGCTTGACCTGCCGAAGCTGGAGAAGACACGGATTGACCGCTGGAATATCAACAACTATGGAGAATTTAAGACAAGTACGGCTTTTGCATCACTTAGCGAAGCGCCGGCCTCCATTGCGGGACTGATTGAGGGGCAAGAAGAAGGCAGCCTGATTATTCAACGGAATTCAGGGGCAGTATATGCCCGTCTGGCTCCGGAGCTGGCTGCGCAAGGCGTGATTTTCACCGATTTGCAGACTGCAGTCAGAGAGCATGGAGACCTGGTTCAGCGTTATTTGCATAAGGCAGTATTGCCTGAAGAGCATTCTATCGCAGCACTGCATGCAGCCTTATGGAACGGCGGGGTATTCCTCTATGTTCCGAAGAATGTCGTCATCGAGTCTCCGCTGCAGGCGGTCCTGCTCACGGATGACGCTGAAGCTGCCTTCGTACCGCATATTCTGATTGTTGCCGATACTAACAGTTCGTTGACCTACGTGGATAACTACGTATCAGATAAGACTGAAGCGGGTCTGCATAACGGCGCCGTTGAAGTATTCGTAGGTGCAGGTGCCACTGTAAGATACGCTACTGTACATCAGCTGGGGCAGGATACTACGGATGTGACTTACCGCCGCGCCGTTGTGGAGAATGACGGCACCATTGAATGGATTATCGGTGAGATGAACTATGGTGATACGGCCAGCGACACCAAGTCGATCCTGAAGGGCAACGGATCGAGTTCGGATGCGAAGGTAATCGCTGTAGGCTCCGGTTCGCAGAAGCTGAGCTATACTACTCAAGCCCAGCACTTCGGCAGAAACACACCAAGTGACATGATTACCCGTGCTGTGATGCGGGATTCGGCGACTTCGATTATTAACGGAATCACCAAGATCGAGAAAGGCGCCACCAGAGCTGACGGACAGCAGACGGAGAAGGTTCTGATGCTAAGCCCTAAGGCACGCGGTGACGCTAACCCGATTCTTCTTATAGATGAAGATGATGTAACAGCAGGCCATGCCGCTTCCGTAGGACAGGTCAATTACGAGCAAGTCTACTACCTGATGTCCCGGGGAATATCGCGGCATGACGCAGAAACACTGATCATTTACGGCTTCCTTGCTCCTGTAGTGTCGCAAATTCCACTGGAGGGACTGCGCAATCAGCTCCAATCTCTTGTGGAAAGGAAGTTAGGCCAATGA
- a CDS encoding MarR family transcriptional regulator — translation MHSSEGLKRLLYDRFLHLSHLVEETFATEMDAFTDLTRKHGITLTSTSLTSIHVIDCIGKHEPVNSTTIAEAMKLSKASITKISAKLLQDGCIKRSRMNDNKKEIYFSLTPKGRQLFELHARMHENLEQKFIEKMSEFSEPEMQASLKFIQMMIDENTTLHLTLSDFE, via the coding sequence ATGCATTCTTCTGAAGGACTTAAGCGGCTGCTGTATGATCGGTTTCTCCACCTCTCCCATTTAGTTGAAGAGACCTTTGCAACCGAAATGGATGCATTTACGGATCTCACACGGAAGCACGGAATTACTCTCACTTCAACCAGCTTGACCAGTATTCATGTCATCGACTGTATCGGCAAGCACGAGCCTGTGAACAGCACTACCATTGCAGAGGCCATGAAATTGTCCAAGGCAAGCATCACTAAGATCAGCGCCAAGCTTCTCCAGGATGGCTGCATTAAGCGGAGCCGGATGAATGACAACAAGAAAGAAATCTACTTCAGCCTTACTCCTAAAGGCAGACAGCTCTTTGAACTCCACGCCCGGATGCACGAGAACCTGGAGCAAAAGTTCATCGAGAAAATGAGTGAATTCTCGGAACCGGAGATGCAGGCTTCACTGAAATTCATTCAAATGATGATTGATGAGAATACAACGCTTCACCTAACTCTTAGTGACTTCGAGTAG
- a CDS encoding cysteine desulfurase, which translates to MISSIIREQFPILNQEINGHPLVYLDSAATSQKPRQVIDAVKSYYEWDNANVHRGVHTLGSRATDAYEGAREKLKNFINARSVKEIIFTRGTTTALNIVASSYGPSVLKEGDEIVITQMEHHSNFIPWQQLAKNTGATLKFLPLQKDGTITLEDAEQTITAQTKIVAIAYVSNVMGVTHPIKELAAIAHRNGAVIVVDGAQSTPHMKVDVQDLDCDFYALSGHKMLAPTGIGALYGKKALLEAMEPVEFGGEMIDDVGLYESTWKELPWKFEGGTPIIAGAVGLGAAIDFLQEVGMDEIHRHEMQLAAYAEQRLSEISDLTIYGPRNRQVGVVTFNLGDVHPHDVATVLDAEGVAVRAGHHCCQPLMRWLEVSSTARASFYLYNTEQDVDLLVQALIKAKEYFSYELG; encoded by the coding sequence ATGATTAGCAGCATAATCCGGGAGCAGTTTCCCATACTGAATCAGGAGATTAACGGCCATCCGCTGGTCTACCTGGACAGTGCGGCAACTTCCCAGAAGCCGCGTCAAGTCATTGACGCGGTCAAGTCTTATTATGAATGGGATAATGCGAACGTGCACCGCGGGGTTCATACCCTGGGAAGCCGGGCAACCGATGCTTATGAAGGCGCCCGGGAGAAGCTGAAGAATTTCATCAATGCCCGCAGCGTGAAAGAGATCATCTTCACACGCGGTACAACGACTGCGCTTAATATTGTAGCTTCCTCGTACGGCCCTTCCGTCCTGAAGGAAGGGGATGAGATCGTGATTACCCAGATGGAGCATCACAGCAATTTCATTCCCTGGCAGCAGCTGGCCAAGAACACCGGGGCAACCCTGAAATTCCTGCCGCTGCAGAAGGACGGGACGATCACACTGGAGGATGCCGAGCAGACGATTACCGCTCAGACCAAGATCGTAGCCATAGCCTATGTATCCAATGTCATGGGGGTTACCCATCCTATCAAAGAGCTTGCAGCGATTGCCCACCGGAACGGCGCAGTAATCGTTGTGGACGGGGCGCAGAGCACACCGCATATGAAGGTGGATGTGCAGGACCTGGACTGCGATTTCTACGCATTGTCCGGGCACAAGATGCTTGCACCTACCGGTATCGGTGCGCTCTATGGCAAGAAGGCACTGCTGGAAGCCATGGAGCCGGTTGAATTCGGTGGCGAGATGATCGATGATGTCGGGCTGTATGAGTCCACCTGGAAGGAGCTGCCGTGGAAGTTCGAAGGCGGAACACCGATTATTGCGGGTGCCGTCGGCTTAGGGGCAGCGATTGATTTTCTCCAGGAGGTCGGTATGGATGAGATCCACCGCCATGAAATGCAGCTTGCCGCTTATGCGGAGCAGCGCCTCTCGGAGATCAGCGATCTGACGATCTACGGTCCCCGCAACCGTCAGGTGGGGGTAGTTACCTTCAACCTTGGGGATGTCCACCCGCATGATGTAGCCACAGTACTTGATGCCGAAGGCGTTGCTGTACGTGCGGGACATCACTGCTGCCAGCCGCTCATGCGCTGGCTGGAGGTTAGTTCCACTGCCCGGGCCAGCTTCTACCTGTACAATACAGAACAGGATGTAGATTTGCTGGTTCAAGCTTTAATCAAGGCAAAGGAGTACTTCAGCTATGAACTTGGATGA
- a CDS encoding nitroreductase family protein, whose amino-acid sequence MKDVFTTVRERRTIRRFSAAHVEQERIVALLNEAAGLYEAEGTPHWRCLYFGTPESREELTESMTAKVTGSRLGKLLPAPMIELLKKQITGTPAHVIFIAESAGTERERDENYAAVCSIMQTFQLLGWEQGLGMLWYTDPVILSESFYKLIGWREGERFAGILEIGYFDKVPRGRKRTPPERSWTTIGEDSSQLADTTPFSAYNVLRLLNEAVWAPNDGMREPWRFIYVTGDKTEATGKQLFSEEAPSPPFLLVVAREETDPHKQNEDYAAVCSLIQNFQLLAQSEGWHIRRRIPEWSYDRKQCESFGLRPLERIVAVLEAGEPKRYSNSGFRSPAVKITIY is encoded by the coding sequence ATGAAGGATGTGTTCACTACCGTTAGAGAACGGCGGACTATTAGGAGATTCAGCGCTGCACATGTTGAACAAGAACGGATTGTTGCCCTGCTGAACGAAGCAGCTGGCTTATACGAGGCTGAAGGAACGCCGCACTGGCGCTGTCTTTACTTTGGCACCCCTGAGTCCCGTGAAGAGCTGACTGAATCCATGACCGCGAAGGTGACGGGCAGCCGTCTCGGGAAGCTCCTTCCTGCCCCAATGATAGAGCTTCTGAAAAAGCAAATCACGGGGACTCCCGCTCATGTGATCTTCATTGCCGAGTCCGCCGGCACAGAGCGGGAGCGGGACGAGAATTACGCCGCGGTCTGCAGCATCATGCAGACTTTTCAGCTTCTGGGATGGGAACAAGGACTGGGTATGCTGTGGTACACAGATCCCGTGATTCTAAGCGAATCATTCTATAAGCTCATCGGCTGGCGTGAAGGAGAGAGGTTTGCCGGGATTTTGGAAATAGGCTACTTCGACAAAGTGCCGCGAGGACGAAAAAGAACACCGCCAGAACGGAGCTGGACTACCATCGGTGAAGACAGCAGCCAGCTTGCGGACACCACCCCTTTCTCCGCGTACAACGTCCTGAGGCTGCTGAACGAGGCGGTCTGGGCGCCGAATGACGGCATGAGAGAACCTTGGCGGTTCATCTATGTGACGGGGGATAAGACAGAGGCAACAGGCAAACAGCTGTTCTCTGAAGAGGCACCTTCACCGCCATTCCTTCTGGTCGTAGCCAGAGAAGAGACGGACCCACACAAGCAGAACGAGGATTATGCGGCGGTGTGCAGCTTGATACAGAATTTTCAACTGCTGGCCCAGTCCGAAGGGTGGCACATACGCCGCAGGATTCCAGAATGGAGCTATGACCGGAAGCAGTGTGAGTCCTTCGGGCTTCGTCCACTGGAACGGATCGTCGCAGTGCTTGAAGCAGGGGAACCTAAGCGATATTCAAATTCCGGGTTTCGTTCTCCCGCAGTGAAGATAACCATTTATTAA